A genomic stretch from Holophagales bacterium includes:
- a CDS encoding RHS repeat protein produces MRGKLLKVTDAKGNPTTYAWDARGLLVAETRGEPVDHPKGTSNLPTWRFTYDARGNRETATDPNGTVQIFAHDDAGRLTGRTVQKAPGVGGVDATSFSLDVLGRPHAEWAQSGPTRVERTRRFDSLDRALEETLRIGTGPQRSLGRTFDAADNPVSLTYPSGRTISRAYDPLNRLSEVQSAAGDVLVHYDDLGSRQVRKVLGNGLTEKRGYDDSGWLEHLDVGPAANPNGTFSVTYGRNGRSLKTGVIRADLGKRHAYEYDAASRILREQLGLVEPPPPDPAPNPPEIENFLTLDGLLNIVTEERTEAGTKVTTSAATNSRNQITQWGSDAATYDANGNVSSFRGRTLHYDADNRLVSAALPGGGTYEVLRDASGRKVRETLTASGTSHAIDVVQDGDRTLETFAVNEGVPLESLVYGRGIDEVVRADLDPDGDGTATTVIPIQDELGNVAYLTGPDGTVLERYDYETYGRFRVFAPDGSARTTSAFGWNRLFQGREYVAALEAYDFRNRHLLPALGRFAQEDPLGYVDSLNLYQAFGGGWVTRGGSSRRSRRMSVLATFCRR; encoded by the coding sequence CTGCGCGGAAAACTCCTGAAGGTCACCGACGCCAAAGGGAACCCCACGACGTACGCGTGGGACGCCCGGGGCCTCCTCGTGGCCGAGACGCGTGGTGAGCCCGTCGACCACCCGAAGGGCACTTCCAACCTGCCGACCTGGCGCTTCACCTACGATGCGCGCGGGAACCGCGAAACGGCCACCGATCCGAACGGGACGGTGCAGATCTTCGCGCACGACGACGCCGGGCGCCTCACCGGCCGCACCGTCCAGAAGGCGCCAGGCGTCGGCGGCGTCGACGCGACGTCGTTCAGCCTAGACGTCCTCGGTCGCCCACACGCTGAATGGGCCCAGTCCGGTCCGACCCGCGTCGAGCGGACCCGCCGGTTCGATTCACTCGACCGGGCCCTGGAGGAGACGCTCCGAATCGGCACCGGTCCCCAGCGGAGCCTCGGCCGCACGTTCGACGCGGCCGACAATCCGGTCTCGCTCACCTACCCGTCGGGTCGGACGATTTCACGCGCCTATGACCCGCTGAACCGCCTCTCTGAGGTCCAGTCGGCGGCGGGCGACGTCCTGGTCCACTACGACGACCTCGGTTCCCGGCAGGTCAGAAAGGTCCTCGGCAACGGCCTCACGGAGAAGCGGGGATACGACGATTCCGGGTGGCTCGAACACCTCGATGTCGGCCCCGCAGCGAACCCCAACGGCACCTTCTCCGTCACGTACGGCCGGAACGGCCGCTCGCTCAAGACCGGCGTGATACGTGCGGACCTCGGAAAGCGCCACGCCTACGAGTACGACGCGGCCAGCCGGATCCTCCGGGAGCAGCTCGGCCTTGTCGAGCCCCCGCCTCCGGACCCGGCTCCGAACCCGCCGGAGATCGAGAACTTCCTCACCCTCGACGGCCTTCTCAACATCGTCACGGAAGAGAGGACCGAAGCGGGGACGAAGGTCACGACCTCGGCTGCGACGAACTCCCGCAACCAGATCACACAGTGGGGCAGCGACGCCGCCACCTACGACGCGAACGGAAACGTCTCCTCCTTCCGGGGTCGGACGCTCCACTACGACGCCGACAACCGGCTCGTCTCCGCGGCCCTCCCTGGCGGAGGAACGTACGAGGTCCTCCGCGACGCCTCCGGCCGCAAGGTCCGGGAGACCCTGACCGCCTCCGGCACCTCTCACGCCATCGACGTCGTCCAGGACGGCGACCGTACTCTCGAGACCTTCGCGGTCAACGAGGGCGTCCCGCTCGAGTCCCTCGTCTACGGCCGGGGCATCGACGAGGTCGTTCGCGCCGACCTGGACCCCGACGGCGACGGAACGGCCACGACCGTCATCCCGATCCAGGACGAGCTCGGCAACGTCGCCTACCTCACCGGTCCCGACGGCACGGTTCTCGAACGCTACGACTACGAGACCTACGGCCGCTTCCGCGTCTTCGCTCCCGACGGCTCCGCCCGCACCACCTCCGCCTTCGGCTGGAACCGCCTCTTCCAGGGGCGCGAGTACGTCGCCGCCCTCGAAGCCTACGACTTCCGCAACCGCCACCTCCTCCCCGCCCTCGGCCGCTTCGCCCAGGAAGACCCCCTCGGCTACGTCGACAGCCTGAATCTCTACCAGGCCTTCGGCGGCGGGTGGGTGACCCGTGGGGGCTCATCACGACGTTCACGGCGAATGTCGGTGCTGGCGACGTTCTGCCGACGGTGA
- a CDS encoding nucleotidyltransferase domain-containing protein — protein sequence MATTVRQSFAELRRNLEITDLQASTVSTRQSKVREVLQDGMTVLDSFLVGSYQRNTMIRPLKEADVDIFVVLDPKYYDASGYASLLDKVKGTLRKAYETPDISRNGQAVTIFFSDFRVDVVPAFNRTGGGYLIPNSVLKQWISTHPKVHIDQWASENKVHGGDLVPLLKMLKAWNRENGSLMTSFHLETLALKILTGVTISDFWSGARYVFDKARTLVPYPVLDPAGYGGNVGAYLNTAAKVSNVVSHLETAYSRAVSAEELESNGKTSEAVAKWRLVFGSYFPAYG from the coding sequence GTGGCCACGACGGTTAGGCAGAGTTTTGCCGAACTCCGTCGAAATCTAGAGATCACGGATCTCCAGGCATCGACAGTATCGACACGGCAGTCAAAGGTGCGCGAGGTGCTGCAGGATGGGATGACCGTCCTCGACTCCTTCCTGGTCGGCTCTTATCAGCGAAACACGATGATCAGGCCGCTCAAGGAGGCGGACGTCGATATCTTCGTGGTCCTCGACCCGAAGTACTACGACGCCAGCGGGTACGCCTCACTGCTCGACAAGGTGAAGGGAACGCTTCGGAAGGCCTATGAGACGCCGGACATCAGTCGAAATGGGCAGGCTGTCACCATCTTCTTTTCGGACTTTCGCGTGGATGTGGTGCCGGCCTTTAACAGGACAGGCGGCGGCTATCTGATCCCGAATTCGGTGCTCAAGCAGTGGATATCGACGCACCCGAAAGTGCACATCGATCAATGGGCCAGTGAGAACAAGGTCCATGGCGGCGATCTGGTGCCGCTGCTGAAGATGCTGAAGGCCTGGAATCGCGAGAACGGTAGCCTGATGACGTCATTCCATCTCGAGACACTGGCATTGAAGATTCTCACAGGGGTCACGATCTCTGACTTCTGGTCGGGGGCGCGATACGTCTTCGATAAGGCAAGGACTCTGGTGCCGTACCCCGTTCTTGACCCGGCAGGGTATGGAGGGAATGTCGGCGCGTATCTGAACACCGCGGCCAAGGTGTCCAATGTCGTCAGTCATCTGGAGACGGCGTATAGCAGGGCGGTTTCGGCGGAGGAGCTTGAGAGCAATGGTAAAACCTCGGAGGCCGTCGCGAAATGGAGGCTCGTTTTCGGTAGCTACTTCCCGGCGTACGGGTGA